One window of the Macaca thibetana thibetana isolate TM-01 chromosome 1, ASM2454274v1, whole genome shotgun sequence genome contains the following:
- the PRELP gene encoding prolargin, with amino-acid sequence MRSPLCWLLPLLILASVAQGQSTRRPRPGTGPGRRPRPRPRPTPSFPQPHEPAEPTDLPPPLPPGPPSVFPDCPRECYCPPDFPSALYCDSRNLRKVPVIPPRIHYLYLQNNFITELPLESFQNATGLRWINLDNNRIRKIDQRVLEKLPGLVFLYMEKNQLEEVPSALPRNLEQLRLSQNHISRIPPGVFSKLENLLLLDLQHNRLSDGVFKPDTFQGLKNLMQLNLAHNILRKMPPRVPTAIHQLYLDSNKIETIPNGYFKSFPNLAFIRLNYNKLTDRGLPKNSFNISNLLVLHLSHNRISSVPAINNRLEHLYLNNNSIEKINGTQICPNNLVAFHDFSSDLENVPHLRYLRLDGNYLKPPIPLDLMMCFRLLQSVVI; translated from the exons ATGAGGTCACCCCTCTGCTGGCTCCTCCCACTTCTCATCTTGGCCTCGGTGGCCCAAGGCCAGTCAACAAGACGACCAAGACCCGGGACTGGGCCCGGGCGCagacccaggcccaggcccaggcccacaCCCAGCTTTCCTCAGCCTCATGAACCAGCAGAGCCAACAgacctgcctcctcccctccctccaggcccTCCATCTGTCTTCCCTGACTGTCCCCGCGAATGCTACTGCCCCCCTGATTTCCCATCTGCCCTCTACTGTGATAGCCGCAACCTGCGAAAGGTCCCTGTCATCCCGCCCCGCATCCATTACCTCTATCTCCAGAACAACTTCATCACTGAGCTCCCGCTGGAGTCCTTCCAGAATGCCACAGGCCTGCGATGGATTAACCTGGACAACAACCGAATCCGCAAGATAGACCAGAGGGTGCTGGAGAAATTGCCTGGCCTGGTGTTCCTCTACATGGAGAAGAACCAGTTGGAAGAGGTCCCCTCGGCCCTGCCCCGGAACCTGGAGCAGTTGAGGCTGAGCCAGAACCACATCTCCAGAATCCCGCCTGGCGTCTTCAGCAAGCTGGAGAACCTGCTGCTCCTGGATCTCCAGCACAACAGGCTGAGCGACGGCGTCTTCAAGCCCGACACTTTCCAGGGCCTCAAGAACCTCATGCAGCTCAACCTGGCCCACAATATCCTGAGAAAGATGCCGCCCAGGGTCCCTACCGCCATTCACCAGCTCTACCTGGACAGCAacaagattgagaccatccctaACGGATATTTCAAGAGCTTTCCCAATCTTGCCTTCATTCGGCTTAACTACAACAAGCTGACAGACAGGGGACTCCCCAAGAACTCCTTTAACATCTCCAACCTGCTCGTGCTCCACCTGTCACACAACAGGATCAGCAGTGTGCCCGCCATCAACAACAGGCTGGAACACCTGTacctcaacaacaacagcatcgaGA AAATCAACGGAACCCAGATTTGCCCCAACAACCTAGTGGCGTTCCATGACTTCTCCTCGGACCTGGAGAACGTTCCACACCTGCGCTACCTGCGGTTGGATGGGAACTACCTGAAGCCGCCCATCCCGCTGGACCTCATGATGTGCTTCCGCCTCCTGCAGTCCGTGGTCATCTAG